In Pedobacter africanus, a single window of DNA contains:
- a CDS encoding hydrolase/aminopeptidase encodes MKQFLLSIPVLMILACQSPAHKSGTASAHIEKADPHSFSNPELAVVQHLDLMLAVDFDKKQLTGKASWKIKNTGKASEIIFDDNGLAVSKITLDADEKETSFTYGAEREYLGKALKVAVLPETKTVHIYYSTGKDASALQWLAPRQTAGKKKPYLFTQSQSIAARSWIPCQDSPGIRFTYNAKVSVPKDLLALMSAENPQEKNTTGVYEFKQTHAIPSYLMALAVGDIVFKAVDERTGVYAEPSVLEKAAWEFADMGKMVHAAEKLYGPYRWGRYDLLVLPPSFPFGGMENPNLTFITPTILAGDRSLVSIICHELAHSWSGNLVTNATWNDFWLNEGFTNYFERRIDEEIFGRKEAEMQEVFARQALDEAIKDMGADNKDTHLKTDYTGRNPDEGTNDIAYEKGFFFLRTIEQAVGRKRFDAFLRGYFDSHAFGSVTTVQFIDYLNRHLIKNDTGLAGKIRINDWVYGPGIPSNVVVVGAERFRAIDALVAGWQKTGVATGLGKQIVSSNERRYFISQLPAGLTAADMAGLDKEFKFTASHNTDVQLAWYTLAIRHHYTLADASIKAYLLENGRMWHIIPLYKEMMGTPEGLKKAKAIYQLARPNYHPMTYLAIDKLLK; translated from the coding sequence ATGAAACAATTTCTTCTATCTATTCCTGTATTGATGATATTGGCCTGCCAGTCACCTGCCCACAAATCCGGAACTGCATCAGCGCATATTGAAAAGGCTGATCCGCATTCATTTTCAAATCCTGAGCTGGCTGTTGTGCAGCACCTTGACCTGATGCTCGCGGTAGACTTTGACAAAAAACAGCTTACTGGCAAGGCCAGCTGGAAGATTAAGAACACAGGAAAAGCATCAGAGATCATTTTTGATGATAACGGGCTTGCTGTTTCAAAGATAACACTGGATGCCGATGAAAAGGAAACCAGCTTTACTTATGGAGCTGAGCGGGAATATTTGGGTAAAGCACTAAAGGTGGCTGTTTTGCCTGAAACCAAAACGGTGCATATTTATTACAGTACCGGTAAGGATGCCAGCGCTTTGCAATGGCTGGCCCCCCGGCAAACAGCCGGTAAAAAGAAACCTTACCTGTTTACCCAATCGCAAAGTATAGCCGCGCGGAGCTGGATCCCTTGTCAGGATAGTCCGGGTATACGATTTACTTACAATGCTAAGGTAAGCGTACCAAAGGACCTTTTGGCATTGATGAGTGCCGAGAACCCACAGGAAAAGAACACCACTGGAGTATACGAGTTTAAACAAACCCATGCCATCCCCTCTTATTTAATGGCCCTGGCGGTTGGTGATATTGTGTTTAAAGCTGTAGATGAACGCACTGGTGTTTATGCAGAGCCATCGGTGCTGGAGAAGGCTGCCTGGGAATTTGCCGATATGGGCAAAATGGTGCATGCTGCAGAAAAGTTGTACGGTCCTTACAGGTGGGGCAGGTATGATTTGCTGGTATTACCGCCGAGTTTCCCTTTTGGGGGAATGGAGAATCCAAACCTTACTTTTATTACGCCGACCATTCTGGCGGGAGATCGTTCGTTGGTAAGTATTATTTGTCATGAACTGGCGCATAGCTGGAGTGGTAATCTGGTGACCAATGCTACATGGAACGATTTCTGGCTGAATGAAGGTTTTACCAATTATTTTGAGCGCAGAATAGACGAAGAGATATTTGGCAGAAAGGAGGCAGAGATGCAAGAGGTATTTGCAAGGCAGGCCCTGGATGAGGCGATCAAAGATATGGGGGCCGACAACAAGGATACTCATTTAAAAACTGATTATACAGGCCGTAACCCTGACGAGGGTACAAATGACATTGCTTATGAAAAAGGCTTTTTCTTTTTGCGTACCATTGAACAGGCTGTAGGCAGGAAGCGGTTTGATGCCTTTTTGCGTGGTTATTTTGACAGCCATGCTTTTGGCTCCGTAACAACCGTCCAGTTTATAGACTACCTGAACAGGCATCTTATAAAAAATGATACCGGGCTGGCCGGCAAAATACGGATTAACGACTGGGTATATGGTCCGGGTATTCCTTCGAATGTTGTGGTGGTAGGTGCAGAGCGTTTCAGAGCTATCGATGCTCTGGTAGCTGGATGGCAAAAAACTGGGGTTGCAACCGGGCTGGGTAAACAGATTGTTTCAAGCAATGAGAGACGTTATTTTATTAGTCAGCTGCCAGCCGGATTGACTGCAGCTGATATGGCCGGACTGGATAAAGAATTTAAGTTTACAGCCTCCCATAATACCGATGTACAGCTGGCCTGGTATACATTGGCGATCAGACATCATTATACCTTAGCTGATGCCAGTATTAAAGCTTATTTGCTGGAAAATGGAAGGATGTGGCACATTATCCCTTTATATAAAGAGATGATGGGTACCCCGGAGGGTTTGAAAAAGGCTAAGGCGATTTACCAGCTGGCGAGGCCAAATTATCATCCTATGACTTACCTGGCAATTGATAAATTGCTGAAATAA
- a CDS encoding PhoH family protein: protein MSKVAKPPVVEKKIFVLDTSVILYDHMAFRNFQEHDVAIPIQVLEELDNMKNGNETRNAEARSFIRLMDNASGDRIMNKWIPLNGHKSGRFKVVMDNRPDKVDAEAVFGKGKFDHRILNAALSLKQEFPEKRVVLVSKDICLRLKAKSLELYAEDYETGKVKNVDELYTGKAVLYNVSDEVFKILKSEGSVEAGLLDISDPQTNHFCVLKGKRKTANTWYNAATGRLSLISKRSTFHISPRNDEQAFAMDALLNPAIKLLTIQGKAGTGKTLLAIASALEQRKDYRQIYVTRPIVALSNKDIGFLPGDVKSKIDPYMAPIWDNLRFIKEQFNDDPKMQARIDEFVSTEKIVITPLAYIRGRTLSKIFFIVDEAQNLTPHEIKTIISRAGEETKIIFTGDIYQIDTPYLDAESNGLSYLIEHAKDHPLYAHITLDKGERSELANLANDLL from the coding sequence ATGAGTAAAGTAGCCAAACCTCCCGTTGTAGAAAAAAAGATATTCGTTCTCGATACTTCTGTAATCCTTTACGATCATATGGCTTTTAGAAATTTCCAGGAACATGATGTGGCTATTCCCATTCAGGTGCTGGAAGAACTGGACAATATGAAAAACGGGAACGAGACGCGTAATGCAGAAGCAAGGAGTTTTATCAGACTTATGGATAATGCTTCCGGCGACAGGATCATGAACAAATGGATCCCTTTGAATGGGCATAAAAGCGGTCGCTTTAAAGTGGTGATGGACAACAGACCTGACAAAGTGGATGCAGAAGCGGTATTTGGTAAAGGTAAGTTTGATCACCGTATCCTGAATGCGGCCCTGAGCCTTAAACAGGAATTCCCCGAAAAAAGAGTAGTACTGGTTTCTAAAGACATCTGCTTGAGGTTAAAGGCGAAATCGCTTGAACTTTATGCAGAGGACTACGAAACAGGAAAGGTTAAAAATGTAGATGAGCTGTATACCGGTAAGGCGGTATTGTACAATGTTTCCGATGAGGTTTTTAAAATATTGAAATCCGAAGGAAGTGTGGAGGCCGGTTTACTGGATATTTCAGATCCGCAGACCAATCATTTCTGTGTTTTAAAAGGTAAGCGTAAAACCGCCAATACCTGGTACAACGCTGCAACAGGCAGGCTTTCCTTAATCAGCAAGCGAAGCACATTTCATATTTCACCACGTAATGATGAGCAGGCTTTTGCGATGGATGCTTTGCTTAATCCGGCGATAAAGCTGCTCACCATACAGGGAAAAGCCGGAACCGGTAAAACCTTGCTGGCCATAGCCAGTGCTTTGGAGCAGCGCAAAGACTACAGGCAGATTTATGTAACCCGACCTATTGTTGCTTTGAGCAATAAGGACATAGGTTTTCTGCCGGGGGATGTGAAATCGAAGATCGACCCTTATATGGCCCCCATATGGGATAACTTAAGGTTTATTAAGGAACAGTTTAATGATGATCCTAAGATGCAGGCGCGCATTGATGAATTTGTAAGTACGGAAAAGATTGTGATTACACCGCTGGCCTATATCAGGGGGCGGACGCTGAGTAAGATTTTCTTTATTGTAGACGAAGCACAGAACCTGACCCCTCATGAGATCAAAACCATCATTTCAAGGGCCGGAGAGGAAACCAAAATCATCTTTACGGGAGATATTTACCAGATAGATACACCCTACCTGGATGCAGAAAGTAACGGACTTTCTTACCTTATAGAACATGCTAAAGACCATCCGCTTTATGCGCACATTACGCTGGATAAAGGGGAACGCAGTGAGCTGGCCAATCTGGCCAACGATCTGTTGTAG
- a CDS encoding EamA family transporter, whose amino-acid sequence MKTIKIPPLPAVLLAIISVQGGAAIAKGLFPLLGAAGTASVRIGFSALILLAAYRPNLKQLSPQQWKAVVPYGISLGAMNVIFYFAIERIPLGLGVTLEFIGPLLLAVFGSKKAIDFLWVALAALGIACIAPWGDKGADLLGMCLALLAGAFWAGYIVLGGRISKLMDGGQAVAIGMIFASVIVLPFGIAGGILNHFSPVMLLSGITLALLSSAIPFTLEMSALKKMPARTFSILMSLEPAVAALCGLVFLKEMLSFYEWLAVALVIIASAGATLSKGKQNL is encoded by the coding sequence ATGAAAACCATAAAGATTCCGCCACTCCCGGCCGTACTTCTTGCCATAATTAGTGTACAGGGCGGCGCCGCCATTGCCAAAGGGCTCTTCCCTTTGCTCGGGGCAGCTGGCACCGCTTCTGTAAGGATCGGTTTCTCCGCATTGATCCTTCTTGCGGCTTACCGGCCCAATCTGAAACAGCTTAGCCCGCAACAATGGAAAGCCGTTGTCCCCTATGGAATTTCACTGGGTGCCATGAATGTTATCTTCTATTTCGCTATTGAAAGAATACCTTTGGGACTTGGGGTTACACTTGAATTCATTGGCCCCCTGCTTCTGGCCGTATTTGGTTCTAAAAAGGCGATCGATTTTTTATGGGTAGCACTTGCAGCCCTGGGTATAGCCTGCATAGCGCCATGGGGCGATAAAGGGGCAGACCTGCTGGGCATGTGCCTGGCTTTGCTTGCCGGCGCATTCTGGGCCGGATACATTGTACTTGGGGGCCGCATTTCTAAATTAATGGATGGCGGACAGGCCGTAGCCATCGGCATGATCTTCGCCTCGGTCATTGTGCTTCCATTTGGTATTGCAGGTGGCATACTCAACCATTTTAGCCCGGTTATGCTGTTGTCAGGAATAACACTGGCCTTATTGTCCAGTGCCATTCCCTTTACCCTGGAAATGAGTGCACTAAAAAAAATGCCAGCACGTACATTTAGCATACTGATGAGCCTTGAACCTGCCGTAGCAGCCCTGTGCGGGCTCGTCTTCTTAAAAGAAATGCTTTCCTTTTATGAGTGGCTGGCTGTTGCCCTGGTCATCATCGCCAGTGCCGGTGCAACGCTCAGCAAAGGAAAACAAAACTTATAA